A segment of the Patescibacteria group bacterium genome:
TTTAAAAAACTCTCTACATTTTCCTCCGAAGTACTGCCCCCGTAAAGGACTTTTGCGTTTGGGGTCATATTTATAATCTCGCTTATAATATTTTCAATATGTTCGGGACTGTCGGGATTCCCGCTTCCTATTGCTGACAACGGTTCAAAGGCTACCAAGATATTGCCCAAGTTTTTTAATAAAGACACTTGGCTTATTTCGCTTATACAGATAATTGGAATGATATTATTATCAAGGCAGATTTCCGCTTTTTTAACGATCGTTTCATCGGTTTCAGAAGAGTAAAGTCTTCTTTCGGAGTGTCCAATTATGGCGTAACTTACATAATCTTTTAATTGTATTGCAGAAACCTCTCCGGTGTGTTCGCCCGCCAAAAATTTTGAAATATTTTGCGCGCCGACTTCCGCCCCTTTCAAATTTTCTTTTAGGTAGGGGATATAAATAAAGCTTGGACATATTATAGGGGTTACATCCTTAAACGAAAAACTTTCCGTAAATTCGTTGAAGGATTTTGTCCATTTTTCAACTTCCGCAATTGTTAAATTTAATTTCCAGTTGGCTATAATAATCATTTTTTACGAAACTTTTAAAGCTTTTTTTAAATCCCCAACCAAAGCTGGCAATTTTTCCAAATCGTCGTGATTATATTTAAAACCCAAAACGGTTAAGCACGAGAACACCAACGGAATTTCTTTATATAGTCCTTCCGCGAACTGGCAAGAGATTAAGCAGTGGGGAAGAACGGCCCCGTTTACGGTTTCCCCCTTGCTTGAAAAATCGCACCCTGCCGGGCAACCCCAACAAGAAGGGTCTTTTGAGTATTTTACAGATAGTTCAGCCTTTCTATCAAGAATATTATTGTAAATCTCATAATAAGCTTTAGTGTTGGGTATTTTTACTTCCCCTTCTCCGGATATTAGAATAGTTTTGAAGTTTTTTATGTTTAAACTTTCTCCAAACCCAAAATAACCGTCAATCAAAGTTTTGCCCGAGAATTTAATAGAACTAGACAATTTTACATTACCCGTAATGTTTATGAAATCCACTTTCCCTTCAGATACGCATACGGTTAAAGGTATTTTAGGTTTATTAAAGAGTAAAATGGAATCTATACCCGAAAGGCGCATTTTCGAGGCAAAACTGCCTCCCCCATAAAGCTCTTTCACCTCTTCTTTATCGGTTTTATAAATTAAAGATAATTTTGAGGTGTAAGGAAACAAACCGCTTATAGGTCCCCGCGACAAAATTACGGGGTTTTTTTCTACATTATCCAACAAAAGTTTTAGCCCAATTCCGCTACCGCCCAAAAATTCGTTTAGATTTTTGTGGGTTTTTAGTTCAAAAGTTTGGTTTAATAAATCTATGTAAAGTACGCTTTTTGAATTTCCGCTCATTTTTCTCCTATCTCAAAACAACTTTGCGGACATATTTTTACGATTTCGGTATAATCAGTTTTTTTACCGTAATCAATTGAAATAATGTATTTTTTGGGTTTGCCATAAATTCTTATAAAAGATTTTCCGAGATTAACGGTGTTATCTGTAAGTAAAGAGGCTTTAATAACACATAGCCCGCAACCGATACACCTTTTTTCGTTAGGGGAAAGTAGAATTTTGGGCATACCTTATTTAAAACTTTTAAGGGCGAGTTCCACCAAACGAAGCGAATAAGCCCACTCGTTGTCGTACCAAGCAAACACTTTAACCATATTTCTGTCTATTACTTTTGTAAGGGATAAATCCACAATGCTGGAATAAGGGGTTCCTAATATGTCGCTTGAGACTAGAGGCTCTTTGGTTGTTTTTAAGATTCCTTTAAAAAGCGGTTCGTTTTCGGCTTTTTCAAAAGCGTTGTTTATTTCATTAACGGTAGTGTTCTTTTTAATAATTGCGGTAATATCCGAAATGGACCCGCACAAAGTGGGAATTCTTAAAGCCATTCCATCAAATTTGTTAGTTAAGCTCTCTATTACTTTTGTGGTGGCTATAGCAGCGCCTGTTGTGGTAGGTATTATATTGAAAGCGCCCGCTCTGCCTCTTCGTAAATCTTTGTTGGGTCCATCCACAAGGTTTTGTGTTGAAGTATAGGAATGAACGGTAGTCATAGACGCTTTTTCAATGCCAAAAACATTCTCCAACACTTGTATTACAGGGGAGATGCAGTTTGTGGTGCAGGAAGCGTTTGATAATATTTGCGCAAAGTTTCCTTTTTGAGTTTTTTCCGTTCCCAAAATCTGTGTTTCTCCGCCAAAACCTTTTCCGGGAGCGGAGATTATAACGCTTTTCGCCCCAGCTGTTATATGCGCTTTGGCTTTTTCATATTCTGTGAAATGTCCTGTGCATTCCAGCGCCACATCCACCTCAAGGTTTTTCCAGGGAAGTTTTAAGGGGTCTTTCTCGGCGTAAACGGGATATTTTTTTCCATCCACAATCAAATTTTTTTCATCATATTCAACATCTTTATTTAATCTTCCATAAACGGAATCGTATTTAAGAAGGTAGGCGAGAGTTTTTGTATTGGTTAAATCGTTAATTGCCACAACTTCCACATCCTCGCAGTTTAGGTTTAAAGAAGGGGTAAGAGCGGAGTTTAAATTATTGGTTGCCGCTTTAAACGAGGCTCTGCCTATTCTGCCAAACCCGTTAATGGCGATTTTTATTTTAGACATATTAAATATAAGAATTAAGCCAATCTCCCAAAGACTTTTTTGGGATAGCCCCTAATTTTCGGTCAAGTTCTTTGCCGTCTTTTTCCAAAACAAAAGTAGGGATACTCATTATTGAATATTTTTGGGCGGTTTCCATATCGGTATCCACATTTATTTTGGAAAAAGAAATTTTATCCCCGAGAGTTTTTTCCAGCTCCTCAATAATTGGGGTCATTACTTTACAAGGTCCGCACCAATCGGCGTAGAAATCAATTAGTTTAAGCATATTAATATAGTAACATAGTGCCGTGTTCCCTGACAACAGTTTTGGTATAATGATTTTTATGCGGAAGATAGTAGCGGGAATCTTTATTTTTTTAGCGATATTTGGTGGCGGGATTCTATTTTCCAGGTATCAGAAGCTATACACAAAAATTGAAGGGGTTAACGCTAAAACTCCTGAACAGATGTACCAAGATTCTTTTGTGGACGAAAAATACAAAAACCCTCTTCAAATCTCCTTTGATGAGAAAAACTTTACGCCTGCGAATGATTTTGATATTTCCGCAAGATATTCTTTTGCGATAGATTTATCCAATAACAAGATACTCTTTTCAAAAGATATAAGAAACCGCGTTCCGGTTGCAAGTCTAGTTAAAGTTATGACGGCAATTGTGGCTTTGGAACACGCCTCTGAAAATTATGAAATACCTGTTAGCGAAAAAGCGGTGAGTATGGAACCTAATTTAATGGGAATATCCGAGGGAGAAGTTTATAAATTAAAGAGTTTATTGTATGGTCTTATTTTAAGTTCGGGAAACGATGCCGCTATAGCGATTGCGGAGGGGGTAGCTGGAAATAAAGATAATTTTGTGGTCTGGATGAATTTAAAAGCCACAGAATTAGGGCTTAAAGACACAAAGTTTGTTGACCCGGATGGTCTAAATCTTAAAGATGAGGAGTATTACAGTACTGCTTATGACCTTGCGGTTTTGTCAAAATACGCTTTGGACACCTTTCCGCTTTTACGGGAGATTTTTGCCTCGTTTAATTACGAATTGCCGGAAACGGAGAAGCATAAGTATATTTATATGGAAAATCTTACCAATTTAATATCCACTTATCCCGGGGTTAAAGGTATAAAGATTGGATATACTATTGAGGCGGGGAATACTTTGATAACTTATGCCGAAAATGGGAGCGCTAAAATTTTGGGAGTAATTCTTGATTCAGAAAATCAGAGGTACGACGCAATTCTCCTTTTGGATTATTGTTTTGGTAAGGAGGGGGTTGTGGTAACCCACAATCTTTTGTAATGTGGTATCTTATCTATAGGGGGCGGTACCCCAATGAATTTTTCCTTGATTGCTTGTGTTTAGATGAGGTTTTGATATACTAGGTGTATATGGAAAAAACTACTAAAACCCCAGTGTTCTTTATAGCAACAAAACAGAAAACTGCTCCTGCGGTTGTTAATTTTTATACTAAAAAGGGGGAGAAAGTTCTTTTTCGCGAGGTAGAAAAAGTTAAAACAGACGAGGGCGTTTTATTTTATGTTAGAGATAAAAGTATTGCCAAAAGAAAGTAATGTCAAAGAAAGGGAGGGTCTCTGCCATAGATTTTCATTTTGGAATTGGAGCTATTGTCCCATCCACGCAAGAAGCATACCACAAAGAGTTTAAAACCAATAAATTTCTAGAGGCAAGGATGTTGACGCGTTAAAGATATCCGGTATTGAAAGGTCTGTAACTCTATTTTAGGAATTAAAGAGCAAAGGAGTTTTATAAGGAGTGTACCCTGCTTGTGGGCAGGCTGAATGGATATGTCAAAACTTCCCGTTGATTTTTATAAAAACCCAACTTTAACAGTTGCAAAAGAGCTTTTGGGTAAAGTCCTTGTGGTAAAGAAGGACGACCACACTCTCTCCGGAAAAATTGTTGAAACGGAAGCTTACATTGGTAGCGAGGACAAAGCTTGTCATGCAAGTTGGCGTAAAAGGACTTCTTGCGAGAACCTTTGGAAAGCGGGTGGAATTGTTTATGTGTATTTAACCTACGGTATGCATTTTATGCTTAATGTTGTAACTGAAATGGATAACTTTCCTTCCGCAGTTTTAATCAGGGCTGTAGAACCTCTTGAAGGAATGGATATTATGGTGCAAAATAGACATACGGAAAATATCCTAAACTTAACTTCAGGTCCCGCCAAATTAACAAAAGCGTTTGGCATAAATAGGAGGTTTGACGGGACAAGTTTGTTGGGAGGCAATTTTTATATTGAGGACAGGAACCTGCTTGTTCCCAAAATGGAAAGGTCAAGGAGAGTGGGAGTGGATTATGCGGAGGAACCGTGGAAAAGTATTGAATGGCGATTTTATCAAAGCGACAGCCCGTTTGTGTCCAAACGCAAATAAAAATGGTTAATCAGATATTAGAAAAAAGCAAACAGCTTTTGTTTAAAAAAGAAGAAAATATTTTAAGCGCGGGGTTTTTAATCGGAACGGCGCTTCTTGCCTCCGCTATATTAGGCCTTTTCCGCGACCGCTTGTTTTCCCATTATTTCGGCGCCGAACCTCTTTTTTCGCGGCTAGGGTTGTACTTTGCCGCCGATAGAATCCCTTCCTTTATCTTTAACATTATTGTTGTTGGTACTCTAACCACAGCGTTTATTCCCATTTTTAGCAAACAGCTAAAAAAAGGTAAAAGTTATGCGTGGGAGCTTGCTTCTAACACCCTAAACACGGTTTTGGTCTCGTTTGCCTTTTTAGCGGTTATAATTTTTGTCTTTTCAAAGCCTATCTCGCGAGTAGTTTCTATAGGTTCCCTCCCAACAAGCGACCTTAATTTTATGTCCACTCTTTTGAGAGTTATGATTTTGTCCCAGCTTATTCTTGTTATAAGTAGTTTCTTTTCAAGCATAATCCAATCCTTTAAACGATTTTTGGTTCCAGCCATAGCCCCTGTTCTTTATAATTTGGGTATTATTCTTTTTGTTATTTTGTTTGCGGAAAAATGGGGGGTTTTGGCGCCTGCGTGGGGAATGGTGTTTGGAGCCTGTATGCACCTTGTTATTCAGTTTTATTTCTCAAAAGGATTGGGTTTTAAATATATCCGTATAATAAATCTTAAAGACCCCAAACTTCGCGAAGTGCTAATTTTGATGCTTCCGCGAGTGGCAAGTCTGGCGGCAAATCAAGTTTCTCTTCTTATTGATACCAGCCTTTCCATTTTTATAGGGGCATCGTCTCTAGTGGTTTTTAATTTTGCTCAACACCTGCAAACCGTGCCGGTTAACTTTTTTGGCGGAGCGTTGTCTCAGGCGGCATTTCCCATATTGTCCGCCGAGTCGGAAAATAGAAAAAATTTTACTGACATAGTAAAAAGCTCCACGACCCAAATAGTTTTTTTCGTTCTGCCCATAAGCATTTTGTTTATTATTTTGCGTATTCCGCTTGTTAGGTTGGTCTTTGGAGCGTCAAAATTTTCGTGGGGTGCCACTATTTCAACTTCGTACACCCTGGCTTTTTTTGCGGTCTCTATGGTTTTTCAGTCTTTGGTTTATTTATTAAATAGGGCTTTCTACGCTTTGTGCAACACTAGAACTCCCGTTGTTATAAGTTTAATCTCCATTTTTATAAATATTATTCTGGCGGTGTATTTTGTTTTGGTTAAAGGTTTTGGTATTTGGAGTTTAAGTTTGGCGTTTTCCGTTAGCAGTTTTGTAAACGCCATTTTGTTATTTGTGTTTTTGGCAAAAGTCTTGCCGGAGTTTTTGGACCTCGCCTTTTTATATTATTTGTCCAAAATAGCGTGGGGTTCCTTGGTTACGGCGGTTTTCTTATATGTTCCGATGAAGCTTTTGGACAAAATGGTGTTTGATACCACAAGAACTCTAAATCTTGTTTTGCTGACTTGGTTTGTTTTTGGCGCAGGTTTGTTTTCTTATATACTTGTTTCAAAAATACTTAACATAAAAGAAAGGACGCTTGTTTTGAATGTTTTAAAGAAACTTTTTTCTTACCGAAAAACGCCTTCAAAATTAATTTCGGGGTCAATTGGCGACAACATTTCTTGATTTACCCCAATATCCGTAGGTCTTTGATAGGTTATTAAAGTATCCACCACAACCCACAAAATTATGGTTATAAAGGTAACTATAGCTATGGATAATATATTCTTATCTTTTGGCATCATTTGTGTAAAACACTTTCGCCGAAATTTTTGCGGTGACCACTGTTTGGGCGGTCTGCAAAATTACTGAATTTATTCTAATATACCTTGGTTCCTGTTCTAGATTTTGCAAAAAACTGTAAATGTTGTCAAGTGTTCCTCGCGCGTCTAACGATATTTTAACAGTCTCTAAAAGCCCCTCCCTTTCGGAGACGCTAAATTCTGTTTTTAGAATAGTTATTTTATTCTTCGCCGCAAGAAACGATAAGCCTTTTAATAAATCGCTTTGGTTAAACTCTGCCGGCAGGGCGGTATTTAGTTTGTGTATTTCTATATCGTACCTCGCAAGGTTTTGTTTTGCTTTTTCTAAGTTGGTAATTTTTGTCGTTAGTTGTTGATTAACCTCGGTCGCGGTATCTAGGTTTTTTCTGTAAGAAGCTATTACTCTTATGCTTGGTCTTAGCGCGAACACGCTCAAAAACGACACGGCAAAAAGGCTTATGGTTAGAGTTTTGTAGGCTTCCTTTTCCGTTTTATTTAAAAGTTTTATCGTTGCGGCAAGTCTTGATTTCATATCTTTTTAATAACCAATTCTATATCAAAGGTAAATTCGTTGTTTTCCTCGCTAAACTGCGCTCCAAGGAGTGTGATATTAACAACCTGTTTTTCTTTTGAAATGTTTTCAATTAGTTGGCTAAAAAGATACAGATTTTGGGAATGGGCGGTAAATCTAATGGAGGTGTTTTCAAGAATTAGGGTAGTTATTTTTATGTCTTTGGGAACAACTTTTTTAATTAACTCAATGTGATTTTTCGCTATAAAGGAATCTGCGCGCGCCGATTTAAGCGCTAGAATTTTTTGTTGAGTATCTTTAAGGTCTTTTTCTGTTTGAGTTTGGGATTTTAGTATTGCTGTTTTTTCTTCAATGGTTTCGGAAATGTCTATAAAATTGGTATATAAATAAAGTTTGTAAAAAAGTAGGGTTATAACACTAGCTTGAAACGATATAACAATAGCTCGTCCGTATTTGGTTGTCCAATAAAAAAACTTCGCCTTTCTTGACAGATTTTCAAATCCTATTTTTGGGAGCAGGTTAATATCTTCCATCTTATTTGATTTTATCAGAAAGTTTGAGTATAAGTACACTTATGGATAATATTAGAAATTTTGCAATTATAAGTCATGTTGACCACGGGAAATCCACTTTGGCGGATAGGTTTTTGGAACTTACCAATACCGTGGAATTGCGAAAGATGCGCGCGCAGTTTCTGGACAGTATGGATTTGGAAAGGGAAAAGGGTATAACTATAAAACTAAAGCCGGTTAAGATGAAGTATTTTTTAAATGGCGTGGAATATATTTTTAATTTAATTGATACTCCGGGACATGTGGATTTTTCTTATGAGGTCTCTCGTTCTTTGGCGGCGTGCGAAGGGGCAATTTTGTTGGTGGACGCAACGCAAGGGATACAGGCGCAAACTTTATCCAATTACAACAAGGCGCGCGCTTTAAATCTTAAAATAATTCCCGCGGTCAACAAAATAGATTCGCCCGTAGCGCTTGTTAGCGAAACGAGGGATAGTATAAAAGCTCTTTTTGGGTTTAATGACGAAGAAATATTTAATATATCGGGGAAAACGGGAGAAAATGTGGCAAAACTTTTGGAAGAAGTGGCGCTAAAAATTCCAGCGCCTACAATATGCACAGAAAAACCGTTTAGAGCTCTTATTTTTGATTCTTTTTACGACAGTCATTTGGGTGTTGTGGCGGTTATTAAGGCGGTTGACGGAGAAATTGAGATGGATAAAGCGGACAAAAAAATAAGGTTTATTCATTCCAAAAAGGAATCCTCGTTTAGCAAGTTAGGATATTTTGCTCCTCAAATGAGAGATGTTTCTAAAATAAGTTCGGGAGATGTAGGTTTTATAGCCACGGGTTTAAAGGACATTACTTTGGCGCGGGTGGGGGACACGGTGGCGATACAAAGCGAATGCGAAGTTTCCGAAGTTAGTCCTTTGTACGGGTACCGCTTGCCAAAGCCGGTAGTTTTTTTGAGTCTTTTTCCTGAAGATTCTTCCGATTTGGATAATTTAAGAAAATCTCTTTTTAAACTTAAACTTAATGATGCGGCTTTAAGCTTTAGCGTCGAGAATGCGAGCAGTTTGGGGCTTGGTTTTAGATGCGGGTTTTTGGGTCTTTTGCATGCTGAAATAACCCAAGAAAGGCTTGAGAGGGAATTTAACGCGCGTGTTTTTGCCACCACCCCGAGTGTTTCTTATAAAGTTTTGCTGAATAACGGTTTGGAAATAACCGTAACTTCTGCGGGAGATTTTCCAGACCCGTCTAAAATAAAAAGTGTTTTAGAGCCATACACATCTGTATATGTTTTTGCGCCTTTTTCTTATGTGGGGTCTATTATGGAGCTAGTGGACAAAAAAAGAGGCAAGTTTTTAGATATGAAAAATATAGGCGAGGGTAAACAGATGGGGGTTCAGCTTCTGTGCGAATTGCCTTTGTATGAGTTAATAACCGGTTTTTATGACGACTTAAAATCCATTTCTTCGGGATATGCTTCTATGGATTATGAACTTATTAAAGAAAAACCCGCAAAAGTTTTATGTATGGATATTCTGATTGCGGGGGAAAAAATAAGTCCTCTATCGCGGCTTGTTAGAGAGGAGTCGGCGACAGCAATTGGAAGAGAAATTGTTAAAAAACTTAAAGAAAGCCTTCCCCGCCAACAATTTGTGGTTAGTATTCAAGCGGCAATAGGAGGAAGAATTATAGCCAGAGAGAATTTGTCGGCAATGCGAAAAAATGTTCTTGAGGGAATATACGGGGGGCATAGGGAAAGGAAGGATAAACTTTTGGATAGGCAAAAAAGAGGTAAAAAAAGGCTAAAGCGATTTGGCAAAGTCGTAATTCCTCAAGAGGTTTTTTGGAAGGCGATGAATTAAACTAAGGAGTCTCCTTTGAAAAAGGAGACTCCTTTGTTATAATGTTTCTGTGTTTGAGGAACTTAACGAAAAAGAATTTAATAGCGTCACTTATGGAAAACTAACTTATTCGGAGGTGGTGTTTAATATAATAAATTTGTTATCTTCCGAGAACGAGAAGGGATACAAGGTTATTATAGGAACGGATTCAAACGCTCACATAAACGGAAAAGACAGCACGGAATACATAACGGCGATTTTGGTGCATAAGGTGGGTTGCGGAGGAATTTATTTTTGGAAAAAGGTTGTGGATAAAAAGGCGTATTCTCTAAAAGAGAGAATTTACAGAGAGGCTTTGCTTTCTTTGGAATTTGCTCACAAGATTATGGACGATTTTAACCGTTTAAACGCCCTAAACTGGCCTTTGGAAATTCATATTGATGTAGGTACTGTGGGCGAGACAAGAGAGATAATAAATGAGGTGACTGG
Coding sequences within it:
- the gap gene encoding type I glyceraldehyde-3-phosphate dehydrogenase, producing the protein MSKIKIAINGFGRIGRASFKAATNNLNSALTPSLNLNCEDVEVVAINDLTNTKTLAYLLKYDSVYGRLNKDVEYDEKNLIVDGKKYPVYAEKDPLKLPWKNLEVDVALECTGHFTEYEKAKAHITAGAKSVIISAPGKGFGGETQILGTEKTQKGNFAQILSNASCTTNCISPVIQVLENVFGIEKASMTTVHSYTSTQNLVDGPNKDLRRGRAGAFNIIPTTTGAAIATTKVIESLTNKFDGMALRIPTLCGSISDITAIIKKNTTVNEINNAFEKAENEPLFKGILKTTKEPLVSSDILGTPYSSIVDLSLTKVIDRNMVKVFAWYDNEWAYSLRLVELALKSFK
- the pilO gene encoding type 4a pilus biogenesis protein PilO; amino-acid sequence: MKSRLAATIKLLNKTEKEAYKTLTISLFAVSFLSVFALRPSIRVIASYRKNLDTATEVNQQLTTKITNLEKAKQNLARYDIEIHKLNTALPAEFNQSDLLKGLSFLAAKNKITILKTEFSVSEREGLLETVKISLDARGTLDNIYSFLQNLEQEPRYIRINSVILQTAQTVVTAKISAKVFYTNDAKR
- a CDS encoding triose-phosphate isomerase, with protein sequence MIIIANWKLNLTIAEVEKWTKSFNEFTESFSFKDVTPIICPSFIYIPYLKENLKGAEVGAQNISKFLAGEHTGEVSAIQLKDYVSYAIIGHSERRLYSSETDETIVKKAEICLDNNIIPIICISEISQVSLLKNLGNILVAFEPLSAIGSGNPDSPEHIENIISEIINMTPNAKVLYGGSTSEENVESFLKIKNLGGFLVGAESRKAESFINIIKKCVM
- a CDS encoding ribonuclease H-like YkuK family protein, which gives rise to MFEELNEKEFNSVTYGKLTYSEVVFNIINLLSSENEKGYKVIIGTDSNAHINGKDSTEYITAILVHKVGCGGIYFWKKVVDKKAYSLKERIYREALLSLEFAHKIMDDFNRLNALNWPLEIHIDVGTVGETREIINEVTGMVRGSGFEVKTKPLSFGASKVADRHT
- a CDS encoding DNA-3-methyladenine glycosylase; protein product: MSKLPVDFYKNPTLTVAKELLGKVLVVKKDDHTLSGKIVETEAYIGSEDKACHASWRKRTSCENLWKAGGIVYVYLTYGMHFMLNVVTEMDNFPSAVLIRAVEPLEGMDIMVQNRHTENILNLTSGPAKLTKAFGINRRFDGTSLLGGNFYIEDRNLLVPKMERSRRVGVDYAEEPWKSIEWRFYQSDSPFVSKRK
- the lepA gene encoding translation elongation factor 4 — its product is MDNIRNFAIISHVDHGKSTLADRFLELTNTVELRKMRAQFLDSMDLEREKGITIKLKPVKMKYFLNGVEYIFNLIDTPGHVDFSYEVSRSLAACEGAILLVDATQGIQAQTLSNYNKARALNLKIIPAVNKIDSPVALVSETRDSIKALFGFNDEEIFNISGKTGENVAKLLEEVALKIPAPTICTEKPFRALIFDSFYDSHLGVVAVIKAVDGEIEMDKADKKIRFIHSKKESSFSKLGYFAPQMRDVSKISSGDVGFIATGLKDITLARVGDTVAIQSECEVSEVSPLYGYRLPKPVVFLSLFPEDSSDLDNLRKSLFKLKLNDAALSFSVENASSLGLGFRCGFLGLLHAEITQERLEREFNARVFATTPSVSYKVLLNNGLEITVTSAGDFPDPSKIKSVLEPYTSVYVFAPFSYVGSIMELVDKKRGKFLDMKNIGEGKQMGVQLLCELPLYELITGFYDDLKSISSGYASMDYELIKEKPAKVLCMDILIAGEKISPLSRLVREESATAIGREIVKKLKESLPRQQFVVSIQAAIGGRIIARENLSAMRKNVLEGIYGGHRERKDKLLDRQKRGKKRLKRFGKVVIPQEVFWKAMN
- the trxA gene encoding thioredoxin encodes the protein MLKLIDFYADWCGPCKVMTPIIEELEKTLGDKISFSKINVDTDMETAQKYSIMSIPTFVLEKDGKELDRKLGAIPKKSLGDWLNSYI
- the murJ gene encoding murein biosynthesis integral membrane protein MurJ, whose product is MVNQILEKSKQLLFKKEENILSAGFLIGTALLASAILGLFRDRLFSHYFGAEPLFSRLGLYFAADRIPSFIFNIIVVGTLTTAFIPIFSKQLKKGKSYAWELASNTLNTVLVSFAFLAVIIFVFSKPISRVVSIGSLPTSDLNFMSTLLRVMILSQLILVISSFFSSIIQSFKRFLVPAIAPVLYNLGIILFVILFAEKWGVLAPAWGMVFGACMHLVIQFYFSKGLGFKYIRIINLKDPKLREVLILMLPRVASLAANQVSLLIDTSLSIFIGASSLVVFNFAQHLQTVPVNFFGGALSQAAFPILSAESENRKNFTDIVKSSTTQIVFFVLPISILFIILRIPLVRLVFGASKFSWGATISTSYTLAFFAVSMVFQSLVYLLNRAFYALCNTRTPVVISLISIFINIILAVYFVLVKGFGIWSLSLAFSVSSFVNAILLFVFLAKVLPEFLDLAFLYYLSKIAWGSLVTAVFLYVPMKLLDKMVFDTTRTLNLVLLTWFVFGAGLFSYILVSKILNIKERTLVLNVLKKLFSYRKTPSKLISGSIGDNIS